The following are encoded together in the Candidatus Omnitrophota bacterium genome:
- a CDS encoding GAF domain-containing protein, whose amino-acid sequence MLKVNQLKSLIKRLHVVDEVAAGFSLIDRDFRIVWVNATHIKWFAKTRNIIGKHCYKIYEGRNDICVGCPCRRSFKTGKTYKALRPGILEDGRKGLFQVIANPIKDKKGNVIQVLELVYEVTDRVRLSKQHSSKITSLKSICGKLKSSNKKLNVEIKRMRSVSKKVSSGNDTLNKRYRTLLKRLNYKQEELHDLVIANKLVCSNGDTAKAVSLIAKLAKDLLHADAASVRYVDNESRMLVPKTAIGLGKNMLMETPLKIGEGIEGRAAASGKVFICNDMQHDDRVLYPDKAKEEHLRSALVVPAAFKQQNLAVFSVFYRHVKQFSDEEIELIKAFSNQIAVAIQENKNYDDVHKNYFSTLRALVLAMEARDPYTRGHSERVTMYALDIARKLKLPDNMLRIIHYGGTVHDVGKVGISDLILNKPGRLTAVERSIIELHPIKGAKVLQPLKFMKQCIPLVRNHHERFDGDGYPDRIAETEIPLSARILACADSFDAMTSDRPYRLKKMTVKDAIKELRVNAGLQFDPKIVPVFVSLINKNKYI is encoded by the coding sequence ATGCTAAAGGTAAATCAACTAAAAAGTTTAATTAAAAGATTGCATGTCGTAGATGAAGTCGCGGCTGGTTTTTCACTAATTGACCGCGACTTTCGTATTGTTTGGGTTAATGCTACGCATATTAAATGGTTTGCAAAAACAAGGAATATCATAGGTAAACATTGTTATAAAATATACGAAGGAAGAAATGATATCTGTGTGGGATGTCCATGTAGAAGATCATTTAAAACTGGCAAGACATATAAGGCATTACGTCCTGGAATCTTGGAGGATGGCAGGAAAGGATTATTTCAAGTTATTGCTAATCCTATTAAAGATAAAAAGGGTAATGTTATTCAAGTATTAGAGTTAGTTTACGAGGTCACTGATCGGGTTAGACTCAGCAAGCAACACTCTAGTAAGATTACCAGTCTTAAAAGTATTTGTGGTAAACTTAAGAGTTCAAATAAAAAACTTAATGTTGAGATTAAGCGCATGCGTTCTGTTAGCAAGAAGGTGTCTAGTGGCAACGATACCTTGAATAAAAGATACAGGACATTGCTGAAGAGATTAAACTATAAACAGGAAGAGTTGCATGATTTAGTTATTGCCAATAAGTTAGTTTGTTCAAACGGAGATACTGCAAAGGCTGTTTCGTTGATTGCAAAATTAGCCAAAGACTTATTGCATGCTGATGCTGCTTCAGTTCGTTATGTAGATAATGAGTCTAGAATGCTTGTTCCAAAGACTGCCATTGGTTTGGGTAAAAACATGCTTATGGAGACTCCTCTTAAGATAGGTGAAGGTATAGAGGGTAGGGCAGCAGCAAGTGGTAAGGTCTTTATTTGCAATGACATGCAGCATGATGATCGCGTCTTGTATCCTGATAAGGCTAAAGAGGAGCATCTGCGTTCAGCACTTGTTGTTCCAGCAGCTTTCAAACAGCAAAATCTTGCTGTATTTAGCGTGTTTTATCGCCATGTGAAGCAGTTTAGTGATGAAGAGATTGAATTGATTAAGGCATTTTCCAATCAGATTGCTGTCGCCATTCAGGAAAATAAAAACTATGATGATGTGCATAAGAACTATTTCAGTACATTGAGGGCATTGGTTTTGGCAATGGAAGCCAGAGACCCTTATACAAGAGGTCATTCAGAGCGGGTTACAATGTATGCATTGGATATTGCTCGCAAGTTAAAACTACCTGATAATATGCTTAGGATAATCCATTATGGCGGCACTGTTCATGATGTTGGAAAGGTAGGAATATCAGATTTGATTTTGAATAAACCAGGAAGATTGACTGCAGTTGAGCGCTCGATTATCGAGCTTCATCCGATTAAGGGCGCAAAAGTACTCCAACCGCTTAAATTTATGAAACAATGCATACCTTTAGTTAGGAATCATCATGAGCGCTTTGATGGCGATGGTTATCCTGATCGCATTGCCGAAACTGAAATACCCTTAAGTGCCAGGATTCTTGCCTGTGCAGATTCCTTTGATGCGATGACAAGTGACAGGCCATACAGATTGAAGAAAATGACAGTCAAGGATGCAATTAAGGAACTGAGGGTTAATGCTGGTTTGCAATTTGACCCTAAGATTGTACCTGTTTTCGTTAGTTTGATTAATAAGAATAAATATATTTAA
- a CDS encoding nitroreductase family protein, whose protein sequence is METIQTIKKRRSIRTFESRAVSKDIIKELLDCARFAPTARNIQAWQFIVITDKQTKKKISDLAPNGNFIKDAPVCIAIVSEDTKYYLEDGSAATQNLLLAAVDLGLAACWVAGDKKDYCVNVLDILKVPYKYKLVSMIALGYSKEKNEIAPKKSLDHLVHWERFK, encoded by the coding sequence ATGGAAACCATTCAGACGATCAAAAAGAGAAGAAGTATAAGGACATTTGAATCAAGAGCTGTTTCTAAGGATATAATTAAAGAATTGCTGGATTGTGCCCGTTTTGCGCCTACTGCAAGGAATATTCAGGCCTGGCAATTTATTGTGATAACAGATAAACAGACCAAAAAGAAAATCTCTGATCTAGCTCCCAATGGTAATTTTATCAAAGATGCTCCGGTTTGCATTGCGATAGTATCTGAGGATACTAAGTATTATCTTGAGGATGGCTCTGCTGCAACGCAGAATTTACTGCTTGCGGCTGTTGATCTTGGGCTCGCAGCCTGTTGGGTAGCAGGAGATAAGAAAGACTATTGTGTAAATGTCCTGGATATCCTAAAAGTGCCTTATAAATATAAGTTAGTGAGTATGATCGCCTTGGGATATTCGAAAGAGAAGAACGAAATTGCACCCAAAAAATCTTTAGATCATCTAGTCCATTGGGAGAGGTTCAAATAG
- a CDS encoding AAA family ATPase, producing MKIISITNQKGGCGKTTTAINLAAALSMNNKKTLLIDLDPQAHASIGLGIESEKSMYDCLSNFSKPKLKIKEVVLKVKNNFSIAPSSLLMSTLEQEMSTEIGREGRLKAALSEIDDYDYCIMDCPPNLGILTVNAICSSDELIIPVEMSRFSFEGLDRLLCIAELIRQRLKHTVDFKVLVTMFDSRLQYSHNMLADISEKFKEKIFNSIIHVNVKLKEAANSGVAVFDFNKYCRGSKDYFSLAREIISAAEASDVRLDDVKEVIKKEIERFIKAEFRLHAPEAKEVYLAGDFNQWSPNKKSMFTKEENGIWKKHLNLKPGRYRYRFVVDGKWCEDPNNPVSEKNHFGEIDSLLDLR from the coding sequence ATGAAAATAATTTCCATTACAAATCAAAAAGGCGGCTGCGGCAAGACAACAACAGCTATTAATTTAGCTGCAGCGCTTTCTATGAACAACAAAAAGACCCTGTTGATTGATTTAGACCCTCAAGCGCATGCCAGCATAGGCTTAGGTATAGAGAGCGAGAAGAGTATGTATGATTGTTTAAGTAATTTTTCCAAGCCAAAATTGAAGATAAAAGAGGTTGTTTTAAAAGTTAAGAATAATTTTTCTATCGCACCTTCTAGTCTGCTTATGAGTACACTTGAGCAGGAGATGTCAACTGAAATAGGCCGCGAGGGCCGGCTTAAGGCAGCACTTTCAGAAATAGATGATTATGACTACTGTATTATGGATTGTCCTCCTAATCTTGGTATATTAACTGTTAATGCGATTTGTTCTTCTGATGAGCTTATTATTCCTGTAGAGATGAGTCGTTTTTCATTTGAAGGCTTAGATCGGCTTCTATGTATTGCTGAGTTGATTCGTCAGCGTCTAAAACACACCGTAGACTTCAAGGTCTTGGTTACGATGTTTGATTCTCGATTACAATATTCGCATAATATGCTTGCAGACATAAGCGAGAAATTTAAAGAAAAGATATTCAACAGCATTATCCATGTCAATGTTAAGCTGAAAGAAGCAGCAAATAGCGGTGTTGCTGTTTTTGATTTCAATAAATACTGCCGAGGCAGCAAAGATTACTTTTCTCTGGCGCGGGAAATCATAAGCGCAGCCGAAGCTAGTGATGTACGTCTTGATGATGTTAAAGAGGTAATTAAGAAGGAAATAGAGCGCTTTATTAAGGCAGAGTTCAGACTTCATGCACCTGAGGCAAAGGAGGTTTATTTAGCAGGTGATTTTAATCAATGGTCGCCAAATAAGAAGTCAATGTTTACTAAAGAAGAAAACGGCATTTGGAAAAAACACCTAAACCTGAAACCCGGCCGCTATCGCTATCGCTTTGTTGTTGATGGGAAATGGTGCGAAGATCCCAATAACCCAGTAAGTGAAAAGAATCATTTTGGCGAAATTGATTCGTTGTTAGATTTAAGATAG
- a CDS encoding alginate export family protein: protein MSKRLTLVLLAAAVVAFIATPAFAAVQNVKVSGDLEIVPLARDCWDLVTQSQTATDNQERAILGFLRLGINADLTDNVSVTARLLNEREWDTDATDAEDIQLDLAYVTLKEFLYSPLTLTLGRQELHMGSEMIVGDPDDNNSAVTTTVATTQPDLSKQKAFDAMRATLDYSPLIVDLLYAKIAETTAGAADDQTLYGISANYDLGDDWSSILEAYFYDRIKDTEVSAEIRNGEATQVFGARVVTHPIENLTYSLEGAYQLGTYINDVAVDRDDRTVDREAVAIETAATYAWPEVRYSPTLTALYAYFSGNDDGWDPVNAEHPSYHAWDPLYENQTFGDIACALLDQTNIHLAGLVATAELADDINVELGGYLYWWAEAYGFDSTLTATNHETLPQSVDLTDKSFVGQEIDLSLLYDYTEDVQFGLKLGAFIPGNAFDSSTNSTASQAVGSMKVSF, encoded by the coding sequence ATGAGTAAACGCTTAACACTAGTTCTGCTAGCAGCCGCAGTTGTAGCATTTATTGCTACTCCGGCATTTGCTGCTGTCCAGAACGTAAAAGTAAGCGGTGATCTAGAGATTGTACCTTTGGCTCGTGATTGCTGGGATTTGGTTACTCAATCTCAAACCGCTACTGATAACCAAGAACGTGCTATTCTGGGATTTTTGAGGTTAGGGATTAATGCTGATTTAACTGACAATGTTTCAGTTACAGCCAGGCTCCTTAACGAAAGAGAATGGGATACTGACGCAACAGATGCAGAAGATATCCAGCTTGATTTGGCTTACGTAACTTTAAAGGAGTTTTTATATTCTCCTTTAACGTTAACGCTAGGTCGTCAGGAACTTCATATGGGTTCTGAAATGATTGTTGGTGATCCTGATGATAACAATAGTGCAGTAACAACTACAGTTGCAACTACCCAGCCAGATTTAAGCAAGCAAAAAGCATTTGATGCTATGAGAGCAACCCTAGATTATTCGCCTTTAATTGTTGATTTACTCTATGCAAAGATTGCTGAAACTACTGCTGGCGCTGCTGATGATCAGACTCTATATGGTATTTCAGCTAATTATGATTTAGGTGATGATTGGAGTTCAATCTTAGAAGCTTATTTCTATGATCGAATTAAAGATACAGAGGTTTCTGCTGAGATTAGAAATGGTGAAGCAACGCAGGTCTTTGGTGCAAGAGTTGTAACTCATCCGATTGAAAATTTGACTTACAGCTTAGAAGGCGCTTATCAGCTTGGTACCTACATAAATGATGTTGCTGTTGATAGGGATGATAGGACAGTTGATAGAGAAGCAGTAGCTATTGAAACAGCTGCTACTTATGCTTGGCCAGAAGTAAGATATTCTCCAACTCTGACTGCTCTTTATGCATACTTTAGCGGTAATGATGATGGTTGGGATCCAGTAAACGCAGAACATCCTAGTTACCATGCATGGGATCCATTGTATGAAAATCAGACATTTGGTGATATTGCTTGTGCTCTATTGGATCAGACCAATATTCACCTCGCTGGTTTAGTTGCCACTGCAGAACTTGCTGATGACATCAATGTAGAACTTGGCGGCTATTTATACTGGTGGGCTGAGGCATATGGTTTTGACAGTACTTTAACTGCAACTAATCATGAAACATTGCCACAGAGCGTAGACTTGACTGATAAATCTTTTGTAGGTCAGGAAATCGATCTAAGTTTGCTTTATGACTATACGGAAGATGTACAGTTCGGTCTGAAGCTAGGTGCATTTATACCTGGTAATGCATTTGATAGTTCAACTAACTCTACAGCAAGTCAGGCTGTTGGTTCAATGAAGGTTTCCTTCTAA
- a CDS encoding histidinol phosphate phosphatase domain-containing protein codes for MYDFHCHSLLSDGELLPAELARRYEVAGYKAIAITDHVDISNIDFVIDAILKFCKGWPKNAKLKILPGIELTHLNLEDFAPLASLARKRGIKIIVAHGQTIVEPVRKGTNKAALEADIDILAHPGFISDSELKLAAKKGVSLELTSRKGHSLTNGYVAKKALQFGAELSLNNDAHIPYDIIAPEQLRDVAYGAGLSQKDVEKIYENYQKILDKYKVI; via the coding sequence ATGTATGATTTTCACTGCCATTCTTTATTAAGCGACGGCGAGCTCCTACCAGCAGAACTTGCTAGACGTTATGAAGTAGCTGGCTATAAAGCAATTGCCATAACAGACCACGTAGATATTTCAAATATTGACTTTGTAATTGATGCAATTCTAAAATTTTGTAAAGGCTGGCCAAAAAATGCAAAATTAAAAATTCTGCCCGGTATAGAGTTGACTCATTTAAACTTAGAGGATTTTGCGCCCCTTGCAAGCCTGGCTCGAAAAAGAGGAATCAAGATTATTGTCGCACATGGCCAGACCATTGTTGAACCAGTCAGAAAAGGAACCAATAAAGCAGCCTTAGAAGCTGATATTGATATATTGGCTCATCCCGGGTTTATCTCTGATTCAGAGCTTAAATTAGCAGCCAAAAAAGGCGTTTCTCTTGAATTAACATCTCGCAAGGGCCATAGTCTTACCAATGGCTATGTTGCAAAAAAAGCTCTTCAATTTGGTGCGGAACTTAGCCTGAATAACGACGCGCACATACCGTACGATATAATTGCACCAGAACAACTTAGGGACGTTGCTTATGGTGCGGGACTTAGCCAAAAAGACGTTGAAAAAATCTATGAAAATTATCAAAAAATCCTTGACAAATATAAGGTTATTTGA